One Onychostoma macrolepis isolate SWU-2019 chromosome 10, ASM1243209v1, whole genome shotgun sequence genomic region harbors:
- the LOC131548455 gene encoding uncharacterized protein LOC131548455 isoform X1: MPGRTSPAGLRGGRGRGRAAARMKPPPLAPRTRAGARAAAGLRPLPGPSLPEHCPPSQAVPPLPIRRIVKDPTRCETCRSICKLYSKTWSQKATVKQWQTDSSALEPCRNTRSQPRALKIIPRRAVIPGFQSEMATKRQNLWTAVLTLCTSFSQGICVMNLVHGLPSASHQRSPSNYIDFHSRQSVTHHPGLHFLCSIALIAHSCTNHTLT, encoded by the exons atgccgggccgaaCAAGTCCCGCCGGACTCCgcggaggaagaggaagaggaagagccgccgctaggATGAAGCCGCCGCCGCTGGCGCCCCGGACCcgagcgggagcgcgtgcggccgccggactccgccccttacctggaccctcccttccagaacactgccctccttcacaagcagtaccgccgctccctatacgcaga ATTGTTAAGGATCCGACGAGATGTGAGACAtgcagatccatttgcaagctttattCCAAGACGTGGTCACAAAAGGCAacggtcaaacaatggcaaacag attcatccgcgctggagccgtgccggaACACCAGATCACAACCTCGCGCACTGAAGATAATTCCACGCAGAGCTgtaattccaggttttcaatcagagatggcgacaaagaggcaaaatttATGGACTGCAGTTTTAACTTTA tgtacttctttttccCAAGGGATCTGTGTCATGAATCTGGTTCATGGACTTCCATCTGCtagccaccagaggtcgccctccaattacattgactttcacaGCAGACAATCTGTTACACATcaccctggactacatttcctatgttccattgcactgattgcacacagctgtaccaatcacacgctcacctga
- the LOC131548455 gene encoding uncharacterized protein LOC131548455 isoform X2 gives MPGRTSPAGLRGGRGRGRAAARMKPPPLAPRTRAGARAAAGLRPLPGPSLPEHCPPSQAVPPLPIRRIVKDPTRCETCRSICKLYSKTWSQKATVKQWQTDSSALEPCRNTRSQPRALKIIPRRAVIPGFQSEMATKRQNLWTAVLTLGSVS, from the exons atgccgggccgaaCAAGTCCCGCCGGACTCCgcggaggaagaggaagaggaagagccgccgctaggATGAAGCCGCCGCCGCTGGCGCCCCGGACCcgagcgggagcgcgtgcggccgccggactccgccccttacctggaccctcccttccagaacactgccctccttcacaagcagtaccgccgctccctatacgcaga ATTGTTAAGGATCCGACGAGATGTGAGACAtgcagatccatttgcaagctttattCCAAGACGTGGTCACAAAAGGCAacggtcaaacaatggcaaacag attcatccgcgctggagccgtgccggaACACCAGATCACAACCTCGCGCACTGAAGATAATTCCACGCAGAGCTgtaattccaggttttcaatcagagatggcgacaaagaggcaaaatttATGGACTGCAGTTTTAACTTTA GGATCTGTGTCATGA